Proteins co-encoded in one Paracrocinitomix mangrovi genomic window:
- a CDS encoding HYR domain-containing protein, whose protein sequence is MLFDVTVNDNELPVISCPPNITQNNDPGVCGRTISYAVPVGTDNCPSPITTLIAGQASGTLFPIGTTTVTYEVVDASGNTAQCSFDVTINDNENPTISCPANITVNSDPGVCGATVTYTAPVGADNCPGSVTAMTAGQASGTIFPYR, encoded by the coding sequence TTGCTCTTTGATGTTACTGTTAATGATAATGAACTACCGGTTATTTCTTGTCCACCTAACATTACTCAAAATAATGATCCTGGAGTGTGTGGTAGAACTATTTCTTATGCTGTTCCGGTTGGAACTGACAACTGTCCTTCTCCGATTACTACTTTAATTGCTGGTCAGGCTTCTGGTACTTTATTCCCTATTGGTACTACTACTGTTACTTATGAAGTTGTAGATGCTTCCGGGAACACTGCTCAATGCTCATTTGATGTTACTATTAATGACAATGAAAACCCTACGATCTCTTGTCCGGCTAATATTACTGTAAACTCTGATCCTGGAGTTTGTGGTGCCACTGTTACTTATACTGCTCCGGTTGGAGCCGATAACTGTCCTGGCTCTGTTACGGCTATGACTGCTGGTCAGGCTTCGGGTACTATTTTTCCCTATCGGTAA
- a CDS encoding HYR domain-containing protein → MTVNTDPGLCGATVTYTTPVGLITVRGLLLLMTAGQASGTVFPVGTTTVTYQVVDVRVILLLAL, encoded by the coding sequence ATTACTGTTAATACTGATCCGGGATTATGTGGTGCTACTGTTACTTACACTACTCCGGTTGGGCTGATAACTGTCCGGGGGCTATTACTTCTAATGACGGCTGGTCAGGCTTCGGGTACTGTTTTCCCTGTGGGTACTACTACTGTTACTTATCAAGTTGTAGATGTTCGGGTAATACTACTTCTTGCTCTTTGA
- a CDS encoding HYR domain-containing protein — protein sequence MVLYSYWTTYTVTYQVTDASGNTASCSFNVTVTDNEAPTIACPANITVNTDPGLCGATVTLHYSVGAVTVRGLLLL from the coding sequence CTGGTACTTTATTCCTATTGGACTACTTACACTGTTACTTATCAGGTTACGGATGCTTCGGGTAACACTGCTTCTTGTTCGTTCAATGTTACTGTTACTGACAATGAAGCACCAACTATTGCATGTCCTGCAAATATTACTGTTAATACTGATCCGGGATTATGTGGTGCTACTGTTACATTACACTACTCGGTTGGGGCTGTAACTGTCCGGGGGCTATTACTTCTATGA
- a CDS encoding HYR domain-containing protein, translating to MTCAADVTVSNDAASCDAAVVVPAPTATADNCVVATVINDYNGTASANDTYPVGTTTITWTVTDVNGNTNTCTQDVIVNDTEAPTITCAANVTVSNDIGSCDAAVVVPVPTATADNCGVATVLNDYNGTASANDTYPVGTTTVTWEVTDLSGNTQFCTQDVIVNDTEAPTITCAANVAVNNDPGSCDAAVVVPAPTATADNCAVATVINDYNGTASANDTYPVGTTTITWTVTDVNGNTNTCTQDVTVTDNEAPTITCAANVTVSNDATSCDAAVVVPAPTATADNCVVATVINDYNGTASANDTYPVGTTTITWTVTDVNGNTNTCTQDVIVNDTEAPTITCAANVTVSNDIGSCDAAVVVPVPTATADNCGVATVLNDYNGTASANDTYPVGTTTVTWEVTDLSGNTQFCTQDVIVNDTEAPTITCAANVAVNNDPGSCDAAVVVPAPTATADNCAVATVINDYNGTASANDTYPVGTTTITWTVTDVNGNTNTCTQDVTVTDNEAPTITCAANVTVSNDATSCDAAVVVPAPTATADNCGVATVLNDYNGTASANDTYPVGTTTVTWEVTDLSGNTQFCTQDVIVNDTEAPTITCAANVAVNNDPGSCDAAVVVPAPTATADNCAVATVINDYNGTASANDTYPVGTTTITWTVTDVNGNTNTCTQDVTVTDNEAPTITCAADVTVSNDAASCDAAVVVPAPTATADNCVVATVINDYNGTASANDTYPVGTTTITWTVTDVNGNTNTCTQDVIVNDTEAPTITCAANVTVSNDIGSCDAAVVVPVPTATADNCGVATVLNDYNGTASANDTYPVGTTTVTWEVTDLSGNTQFCTQDVIVNDTEAPTITCAANVAVNNDPGSCDAAVVVPAPTATADNCAVATVINDYNGTASANDTYPVGTTTVTWEVTDLSGNTQFCTQDVIVNDTEAPTITCAANVAVNNDPGSCDAAVVVPAPTATADNCAVATVINDYNGTASANDTYPVGTTTITWTVTDVNGNTNTCTQDVTVTDNEAPTITCAANVTVSNDAASCDAAVVVPAPTATADNCAVATVINDYNGTASANDTYPVGTTTVTWTVTDVNGNTNTCTQDVIVNDTEAPTITCAANVTVSNDIGSCDAAVVVPVPTATADNCGVASVLNDYNGTASANDTYPVGTTTVTWEVTDLSGNTQFCTQDVIVNDTEAPTITCAANVAVNNDPGSCDAAVVVPAPTATADNCAVATVINDYNGTASANDTYPVGTTTVTWTVTDVNGNTNTCTQDVTVTDNEAPTITCAADVTVSNDATSCDAAVVVPAPTATADNCAVATVINDYNGTASANDTYPVGTTTVTWTVTDVNGNTNTCTQDVIVNDTEAPTITCAANVTVSNDIGSCDAAVVVPVPTATADNCGVASVLNDYNGTASANDTYPVGTTTVTWEVTDLSGNTQFCTQDVIVNDTEAPTITCAANVAVNNDPGSCDAAVVVPAPTATADNCAVATVINDYNGTASANDTYPVGTTTVTWTVTDVNGNTNTCTQDVIVNDTEAPTITCAANVTVSNDIGSCDAAVVVPVPTATADNCAVATVINDYNGTASANDTYPVGTTTVTWTVTDVNGNTNTCTQDVIVNDTEAPTITCAANVTVSNDIGSCDAAVVVPVPTATADNCGVATVLNDYNGTASANDTYPVGTTTVTWEVTDLSGNTQFCTQDVIVNDTEAPTITCAANVAVNNDPGSCDAAVVVPAPTATADNCAVATVINDYNGTASANDTYPVGTTTITWTVTDVNGNTNTCTQDVTVTDNEAPTITCAANVTVSNDAASCDAAVVVPAPTATADNCAVATVINDYNGTASANDTYPVGTTTVTWTVTDVNGNTNTCTQDVTVTDNEAPTIACPANITVNTDPGLCGATVTYTTPVGADNCPGAITSMTAGQASGTVFPVGTTTVTYQVVDVSGNNTSCSFDVTVNDNEAPSINTCPVNVNINNDPGVCTATLDPADPVVSDNCAITLITWSLTGATTGTSPGTGLNLLGSTTFNNGTTTITYNIEDAAGNTSVCTFDIIVSDNENPTISCPANITVNSDPGVCGATVTYTAPVGADNCPGSVTAMTAGQASGTIFPIGTTTVTYQVTDASGNTAQCSFDVTVNDNEAPTISCPADINVNNDLGSCGAIVTYTIPVGADNCPGSATAMTAGQASGTLFLLDYLHCYLSGYGCFG from the coding sequence ATTACTTGTGCAGCTGATGTAACGGTATCTAATGATGCTGCTTCTTGTGATGCGGCGGTTGTGGTGCCTGCTCCTACTGCTACGGCTGATAACTGCGTAGTGGCTACGGTAATCAATGACTACAACGGTACGGCTTCGGCTAATGATACTTATCCTGTGGGAACTACTACTATTACCTGGACTGTAACTGATGTTAATGGTAATACTAATACTTGTACACAGGATGTGATTGTAAATGATACTGAAGCGCCTACTATCACTTGTGCGGCTAATGTAACTGTGTCTAATGATATTGGATCTTGTGATGCGGCTGTTGTAGTTCCGGTTCCTACAGCTACAGCTGATAACTGTGGGGTAGCTACTGTTTTAAATGATTACAATGGTACGGCTTCGGCTAATGACACTTATCCTGTTGGGACTACTACTGTGACCTGGGAGGTAACTGATCTTTCTGGTAATACACAGTTCTGTACACAAGATGTGATTGTAAATGATACTGAAGCACCTACTATCACTTGTGCTGCTAACGTTGCTGTGAACAATGATCCTGGATCTTGTGATGCGGCGGTTGTAGTACCTGCTCCTACTGCTACAGCTGATAACTGCGCGGTGGCTACGGTAATCAATGACTACAACGGTACGGCTTCTGCTAATGATACTTATCCTGTGGGAACTACTACTATTACCTGGACAGTAACTGATGTTAATGGTAATACCAATACTTGTACACAGGATGTAACAGTTACTGATAATGAAGCGCCTACTATTACTTGTGCGGCTAACGTAACGGTATCTAATGATGCTACTTCTTGTGATGCGGCGGTTGTGGTGCCTGCTCCTACTGCTACAGCTGATAACTGCGTAGTGGCTACGGTAATCAATGACTACAACGGTACGGCTTCGGCTAATGATACTTATCCTGTGGGAACTACTACTATTACCTGGACTGTAACTGATGTTAATGGTAATACTAATACTTGTACACAGGATGTGATTGTAAATGATACTGAAGCGCCTACTATCACTTGTGCGGCTAATGTAACTGTGTCTAATGATATTGGATCTTGTGATGCGGCGGTTGTAGTTCCGGTTCCTACAGCTACAGCTGATAACTGTGGGGTAGCTACTGTTTTAAATGATTACAATGGTACGGCTTCGGCTAATGACACTTATCCTGTTGGGACTACTACTGTGACCTGGGAGGTAACTGATCTTTCTGGTAATACACAGTTCTGTACACAAGATGTGATTGTAAATGATACTGAAGCACCTACTATCACTTGTGCTGCTAACGTTGCTGTGAACAATGATCCTGGATCTTGTGATGCGGCGGTTGTAGTACCTGCTCCTACTGCTACAGCTGATAACTGCGCGGTGGCTACGGTAATCAATGACTACAACGGTACGGCTTCTGCTAATGATACTTATCCTGTGGGAACTACTACTATTACCTGGACAGTAACTGATGTTAATGGTAATACCAATACTTGTACACAGGATGTAACAGTTACTGATAATGAAGCGCCTACTATTACTTGTGCGGCTAACGTAACGGTATCTAATGATGCTACTTCTTGTGATGCGGCGGTTGTGGTGCCTGCTCCTACTGCTACAGCTGATAACTGTGGGGTAGCTACTGTTTTAAATGATTACAATGGTACGGCTTCGGCTAATGACACTTATCCTGTTGGGACTACTACTGTGACCTGGGAGGTAACTGATCTTTCTGGTAATACACAGTTCTGTACACAAGATGTGATTGTAAATGATACTGAAGCACCTACTATCACTTGTGCTGCTAACGTTGCTGTGAACAATGATCCTGGATCTTGTGATGCGGCGGTTGTAGTACCTGCTCCTACTGCTACAGCTGATAACTGCGCGGTGGCTACGGTAATCAATGACTACAACGGTACGGCTTCGGCTAATGATACTTATCCTGTGGGAACTACTACTATTACCTGGACAGTAACTGATGTTAATGGTAATACCAATACTTGTACGCAGGATGTAACAGTTACTGATAATGAAGCACCTACTATTACTTGTGCAGCTGATGTAACGGTATCTAATGATGCTGCTTCTTGTGATGCGGCGGTTGTGGTGCCTGCTCCTACTGCTACGGCTGATAACTGCGTAGTGGCTACGGTAATCAATGACTACAACGGTACGGCTTCGGCTAATGATACTTATCCTGTGGGAACTACTACTATTACCTGGACTGTAACTGATGTTAATGGTAATACTAATACTTGTACACAGGATGTGATTGTAAATGATACTGAAGCGCCTACTATCACTTGTGCGGCTAATGTAACTGTGTCTAATGATATTGGATCTTGTGATGCGGCTGTTGTAGTTCCGGTTCCTACAGCTACAGCTGATAACTGTGGGGTAGCTACTGTTTTAAATGATTACAATGGTACGGCTTCGGCTAATGACACTTATCCTGTTGGGACTACTACTGTGACCTGGGAGGTAACTGATCTTTCTGGTAATACACAGTTCTGTACACAAGATGTGATTGTAAATGATACTGAAGCACCTACTATCACTTGTGCTGCTAACGTTGCTGTGAACAATGATCCTGGATCTTGTGATGCGGCGGTTGTAGTACCTGCTCCTACTGCTACAGCTGATAACTGCGCGGTGGCTACGGTAATCAATGACTACAATGGTACGGCTTCGGCTAATGATACTTATCCTGTTGGGACTACTACTGTGACCTGGGAGGTAACTGATCTTTCTGGTAATACACAGTTCTGTACACAGGATGTGATTGTAAATGATACTGAAGCACCTACTATCACTTGTGCTGCTAACGTAGCTGTGAACAATGATCCTGGATCTTGTGATGCGGCGGTTGTGGTACCTGCTCCTACTGCTACAGCTGATAACTGTGCGGTGGCTACGGTAATCAATGACTACAACGGTACGGCTTCGGCTAATGATACTTATCCTGTTGGAACTACTACTATTACCTGGACAGTAACTGATGTTAATGGTAATACCAATACTTGTACACAGGATGTAACAGTTACTGATAATGAAGCGCCTACTATTACTTGTGCGGCTAACGTGACGGTATCTAATGATGCTGCTTCTTGTGATGCGGCGGTTGTGGTGCCTGCTCCTACTGCTACGGCTGATAACTGTGCGGTGGCTACGGTAATTAATGACTACAACGGTACGGCTTCTGCTAATGATACTTATCCTGTGGGGACTACTACTGTGACCTGGACAGTGACAGATGTTAATGGTAACACTAATACTTGTACACAGGATGTAATTGTAAATGATACTGAAGCGCCTACTATCACTTGTGCGGCTAATGTAACTGTGTCTAATGATATTGGATCTTGTGATGCTGCTGTTGTAGTTCCGGTTCCTACTGCTACGGCTGATAACTGTGGGGTAGCTTCTGTTTTAAATGATTACAATGGTACGGCTTCTGCTAATGATACTTATCCTGTGGGTACTACTACTGTGACCTGGGAGGTAACTGATCTTTCTGGTAATACGCAGTTCTGTACACAAGATGTGATTGTAAATGATACTGAAGCACCTACTATCACTTGTGCTGCTAACGTTGCTGTGAACAATGATCCTGGATCTTGTGATGCGGCGGTTGTGGTACCTGCTCCTACTGCTACAGCTGATAACTGCGCGGTGGCTACGGTAATCAATGACTACAACGGTACGGCTTCGGCTAATGATACTTATCCTGTGGGGACTACTACTGTGACCTGGACAGTGACGGATGTTAATGGTAATACCAATACTTGTACACAGGATGTAACAGTAACTGATAATGAAGCACCTACTATTACTTGTGCGGCTGATGTAACGGTATCTAATGATGCTACTTCTTGTGATGCGGCGGTTGTGGTGCCTGCTCCTACTGCTACAGCTGATAACTGTGCGGTGGCTACGGTAATTAATGACTATAACGGTACGGCTTCGGCTAATGATACTTATCCTGTGGGGACTACTACTGTGACCTGGACAGTGACAGATGTTAATGGTAATACTAATACTTGTACACAGGATGTGATTGTAAATGATACTGAAGCGCCTACTATTACTTGTGCGGCTAATGTAACTGTGTCTAATGATATTGGATCTTGTGATGCTGCTGTTGTAGTTCCGGTTCCTACAGCTACGGCTGATAACTGTGGGGTAGCTTCTGTTTTAAATGATTACAATGGTACGGCTTCTGCTAATGATACTTATCCTGTGGGTACTACTACTGTGACCTGGGAGGTAACTGATCTTTCTGGTAATACACAGTTCTGTACACAGGATGTGATTGTAAATGATACTGAAGCACCTACTATCACTTGTGCTGCTAACGTAGCTGTGAACAATGATCCTGGATCTTGTGATGCGGCGGTTGTGGTACCTGCTCCTACTGCTACAGCTGATAACTGCGCGGTGGCTACGGTAATCAATGACTACAACGGTACGGCTTCTGCTAATGATACTTATCCTGTGGGGACTACTACTGTGACCTGGACGGTAACGGATGTTAATGGTAATACCAATACTTGTACACAGGATGTGATTGTAAATGATACTGAAGCGCCTACTATTACTTGTGCGGCTAATGTAACTGTGTCTAATGATATTGGATCTTGTGATGCGGCTGTTGTAGTTCCGGTTCCTACAGCTACAGCTGATAACTGTGCGGTGGCTACGGTAATTAATGACTACAACGGTACGGCTTCTGCTAATGATACTTATCCTGTGGGGACTACTACTGTGACCTGGACAGTGACGGATGTTAATGGTAATACCAATACTTGTACACAGGATGTGATTGTAAATGATACTGAAGCGCCTACTATTACTTGTGCGGCTAATGTAACTGTGTCTAATGATATTGGATCTTGTGATGCGGCTGTTGTAGTTCCGGTTCCTACAGCTACAGCTGATAACTGTGGGGTAGCTACTGTTTTAAATGATTACAATGGTACGGCTTCGGCTAATGATACTTATCCTGTTGGTACGACTACTGTGACCTGGGAGGTAACGGATCTTTCTGGTAATACACAGTTCTGTACACAAGATGTGATTGTAAATGATACTGAAGCACCTACTATCACTTGTGCTGCTAACGTTGCTGTGAACAATGATCCTGGATCTTGTGATGCGGCGGTTGTGGTACCTGCTCCTACTGCTACAGCTGATAACTGCGCGGTGGCTACGGTAATCAATGACTACAACGGTACGGCTTCTGCCAATGATACTTATCCTGTTGGAACTACTACTATTACCTGGACAGTAACTGATGTTAATGGTAATACCAATACTTGTACACAGGATGTAACAGTTACTGATAATGAAGCGCCTACTATTACTTGTGCGGCTAACGTGACGGTATCTAATGATGCTGCTTCTTGTGATGCGGCGGTTGTGGTGCCTGCTCCTACTGCTACAGCTGATAACTGTGCGGTGGCTACGGTAATTAATGACTATAACGGTACGGCTTCTGCTAATGATACTTATCCTGTGGGGACTACTACTGTGACCTGGACAGTGACAGATGTTAATGGTAATACCAATACTTGTACACAGGATGTAACAGTTACAGATAATGAAGCACCTACTATTGCATGTCCTGCAAATATTACTGTTAATACTGATCCGGGATTATGTGGTGCTACTGTTACTTACACTACTCCGGTTGGGGCTGATAACTGTCCGGGGGCTATTACTTCCATGACGGCTGGTCAGGCTTCTGGTACTGTTTTCCCAGTAGGTACTACTACTGTTACTTATCAAGTTGTAGATGTTTCGGGTAATAATACTTCTTGCTCTTTTGATGTTACTGTTAATGATAATGAAGCTCCTTCTATTAATACTTGCCCTGTCAATGTTAATATCAATAATGATCCAGGAGTATGTACTGCAACACTTGATCCTGCTGATCCTGTTGTTTCTGACAACTGCGCAATAACACTAATTACATGGTCATTAACTGGAGCTACTACTGGAACATCTCCGGGTACTGGTTTAAATTTATTGGGAAGTACAACTTTTAATAATGGAACAACTACTATTACTTACAACATTGAAGATGCTGCTGGAAACACTTCAGTATGTACTTTTGATATAATTGTATCCGACAATGAAAACCCTACTATTTCTTGTCCTGCTAATATTACTGTAAACTCTGATCCTGGAGTTTGTGGTGCTACTGTTACTTATACTGCTCCGGTTGGAGCCGATAACTGTCCTGGCTCTGTTACGGCTATGACTGCTGGTCAGGCTTCGGGTACTATTTTCCCTATCGGTACTACTACTGTTACTTATCAGGTTACGGATGCTTCTGGGAACACGGCTCAATGCTCATTTGATGTTACTGTTAATGATAATGAAGCTCCTACTATTTCTTGTCCAGCGGATATCAACGTTAACAATGATCTTGGTTCTTGTGGGGCTATTGTTACTTATACTATTCCGGTTGGAGCGGATAACTGTCCTGGCTCTGCTACAGCTATGACTGCTGGACAGGCGTCTGGTACTTTATTCCTATTGGACTACTTACACTGTTACTTATCAGGTTACGGATGCTTCGGGTAA
- a CDS encoding HYR domain-containing protein, whose protein sequence is MSLFGTTTVTYQVTDASGNTASCSFNVTVTDNEAPTIACPANITVNTDPGLCGATVTYTTPVGADNCPGAITSMTAGQASGTVFPVGTTTVTYQVVDASGNTTSCSFDVTVNDNELPVISCPPNITQNNDPGVCGRTISYAVPVGTDNCPSPITTLIAGQASGTLFPIGTTTVTYEVVDASGNTAQCSFDVTINDNENPTISCPANITVNSDPGVCGATVTYTAPVGADNCPGSVTAMTAGQASGTIFPIGTTTVTYQVTDASGNTAQCSFDVTVNDNEAPTISCPADINVNNDLGSCGAIVFTIPVGADNCPGSATAMTAGQASGTLFPIGTTTVTYQVTDASGNTASCSFNVTVTDNEAPTIACPANITVNTDPGLCGATVTYTTPVGADNCPGAITSMTAGQASGTVFPVGTTTVTYQVVDASGNTTSCSFDVTVNDNELPVISCPPNITQNNDPGVCGRTISYAVPVGTDNCPSPITTLIAGQASGTLFPIGTTTVTYEVVDASGNTAQCSFDVTINDNENPTISCPANITVNSDPGVCGATVTYTAPVGADNCPGSVTAMTAGQASGTIFPIGTTTVTYQVTDASGNTAQCSFDVTVNDNEAPTISCPADINVNNDLGSCGAIVTYTIPVGADNCPGSATAMTAGQASGTLFPIGTTTVTYQVTDASGNTASCSFNVTVTDNEAPTIACPANITVNTDPGLCGATVTYTTPVGADNCPGAITSMTAGQASGTVFPVGTTTVTYQVVDASGNTTSCSFDVTVNDNELPVISCPPNITQNNDPGVCGRTISYAVPVGTDNCPSPITTLIAGQASGTLFPIGTTTVTYEVVDASGNTAQCSFDVTINDNENPTILSG, encoded by the coding sequence ATTTCCCTATTTGGTACTACTACTGTTACTTATCAGGTTACGGATGCTTCGGGTAACACTGCTTCTTGTTCGTTCAATGTTACTGTTACTGACAATGAAGCACCAACTATTGCATGTCCTGCAAATATTACTGTTAATACTGATCCGGGATTATGTGGTGCTACTGTTACTTACACTACTCCGGTTGGGGCTGATAACTGTCCGGGGGCTATTACTTCTATGACGGCTGGTCAGGCTTCGGGTACTGTTTTCCCTGTGGGTACTACTACTGTTACTTATCAAGTTGTAGATGCTTCGGGTAATACTACTTCTTGCTCTTTTGATGTTACTGTTAATGATAATGAACTACCGGTTATTTCTTGTCCACCTAACATTACTCAAAATAATGATCCTGGAGTGTGTGGTAGAACTATTTCTTATGCTGTTCCGGTTGGAACTGACAACTGTCCTTCTCCGATTACTACTTTAATTGCTGGTCAGGCTTCTGGTACTTTATTCCCTATTGGTACTACTACTGTTACTTATGAAGTTGTAGATGCTTCCGGGAACACTGCTCAATGCTCATTTGATGTTACTATTAATGACAATGAAAACCCTACGATCTCTTGTCCGGCTAATATTACTGTAAACTCTGATCCTGGAGTTTGTGGTGCCACTGTTACTTATACTGCTCCGGTTGGAGCCGATAACTGTCCTGGCTCTGTTACGGCTATGACTGCTGGTCAGGCTTCGGGTACTATTTTCCCTATCGGTACTACTACTGTTACTTATCAGGTTACTGATGCTTCTGGGAACACGGCTCAATGCTCATTTGATGTTACTGTTAATGATAATGAAGCTCCTACTATTTCTTGTCCAGCGGATATCAACGTTAACAATGATCTTGGTTCTTGTGGGGCTATTGTTTTTACTATTCCGGTTGGAGCGGATAACTGTCCTGGCTCTGCTACAGCTATGACTGCTGGACAGGCGTCTGGTACTTTATTCCCTATTGGAACTACTACTGTTACTTATCAGGTTACGGATGCTTCGGGTAACACTGCTTCTTGTTCGTTCAATGTTACTGTTACTGACAATGAAGCACCAACTATTGCATGTCCTGCAAATATTACTGTTAATACTGATCCGGGATTATGTGGTGCTACTGTTACTTACACTACTCCGGTTGGGGCTGATAACTGTCCGGGGGCTATTACTTCTATGACGGCTGGTCAGGCTTCGGGTACTGTTTTCCCTGTGGGTACTACTACTGTTACTTATCAAGTTGTAGATGCTTCGGGTAATACTACTTCTTGCTCTTTTGATGTTACTGTTAATGATAATGAACTACCGGTTATTTCTTGTCCACCTAACATTACTCAAAATAATGATCCTGGAGTGTGTGGTAGAACTATTTCTTATGCTGTTCCGGTTGGAACTGACAACTGTCCTTCTCCGATTACTACTTTAATTGCTGGTCAGGCTTCTGGTACTTTATTCCCTATTGGTACTACTACTGTTACTTATGAAGTTGTAGATGCTTCCGGGAACACTGCTCAATGCTCATTTGATGTTACTATTAATGACAATGAAAACCCTACGATCTCTTGTCCGGCTAATATTACTGTAAACTCTGATCCTGGAGTTTGTGGTGCCACTGTTACTTATACTGCTCCGGTTGGAGCCGATAACTGTCCTGGCTCTGTTACGGCTATGACTGCTGGTCAGGCTTCGGGTACTATTTTCCCTATCGGTACTACTACTGTTACTTATCAGGTTACTGATGCTTCTGGGAACACGGCTCAATGCTCATTTGATGTTACTGTTAATGATAATGAAGCTCCTACTATTTCTTGTCCAGCGGATATCAACGTTAACAATGATCTTGGTTCTTGTGGGGCTATTGTTACTTATACTATTCCGGTTGGAGCGGATAACTGTCCTGGCTCTGCTACAGCTATGACTGCTGGACAGGCGTCTGGTACTTTATTCCCTATTGGAACTACTACTGTTACTTATCAGGTTACGGATGCTTCGGGTAACACTGCTTCTTGTTCGTTCAATGTTACTGTTACTGACAATGAAGCACCAACTATTGCATGTCCTGCAAATATTACTGTTAATACTGATCCGGGATTATGTGGTGCTACTGTTACTTACACTACTCCGGTTGGGGCTGATAACTGTCCGGGGGCTATTACTTCTATGACGGCTGGTCAGGCTTCGGGTACTGTTTTCCCTGTGGGTACTACTACTGTTACTTATCAAGTTGTAGATGCTTCGGGTAATACTACTTCTTGCTCTTTTGATGTTACTGTTAATGATAATGAACTACCGGTTATTTCTTGTCCACCTAACATTACTCAAAATAATGATCCTGGAGTGTGTGGTAGAACTATTTCTTATGCTGTTCCGGTTGGAACTGACAACTGTCCTTCTCCGATTACTACTTTAATTGCTGGTCAGGCTTCTGGTACTTTATTCCCTATTGGTACTACTACTGTTACTTATGAAGTTGTAGATGCTTCCGGGAACACTGCTCAATGCTCATTTGATGTTACTATTAATGACAATGAAAACCCTACGATCTTGTCCGGCTAA
- a CDS encoding HYR domain-containing protein, with the protein MNDNENPTISCPANITVNSDPGVCGATVTYTAPVGADNCPGSVTAMTAGQASGTIFPIGTTTVTYQVTDASGNTAQCSFDVTVNDNEAPTISCPADINVNNDLGSCGAIVTYTIPVGADNCPGSCYSYDCWTGVWYFYSLLELTTVTYQVTDASGTLLLVRSMLLLLTMKHQLLHVLQILLLILIRDYVVLLLLTLLRLG; encoded by the coding sequence ATTAATGACAATGAAAACCCTACGATCTCTTGTCCGGCTAATATTACTGTAAACTCTGATCCTGGAGTTTGTGGTGCCACTGTTACTTATACTGCTCCGGTTGGAGCCGATAACTGTCCTGGCTCTGTTACGGCTATGACTGCTGGTCAGGCTTCGGGTACTATTTTCCCTATCGGTACTACTACTGTTACTTATCAGGTTACTGATGCTTCTGGGAACACGGCTCAATGCTCATTTGATGTTACTGTTAATGATAATGAAGCTCCTACTATTTCTTGTCCAGCGGATATCAACGTTAACAATGATCTTGGTTCTTGTGGGGCTATTGTTACTTATACTATTCCGGTTGGAGCTGATAACTGTCCTGGCTCCTGCTACAGCTATGACTGCTGGACAGGCGTCTGGTACTTTTATTCCCTATTGGAACTAACTACTGTTACTTATCAGGTTACGGATGCTTCGGGTACACTGCTTCTTGTTCGTTCAATGTTACTGTTACTGACAATGAAGCACCAACTATTGCATGTCCTGCAAATATTACTGTTAATACTGATCCGGGATTATGTGGTGCTACTGTTACTTACACTACTCCGGTTGGGCTGA
- a CDS encoding HYR domain-containing protein, which produces MSGGYYFYDGWSGFGYCFPCGYTTVTYQVVDASGNTTSCSFDVLLMIMNYGYFLSTITLLKIMILECVVELFLMLFRLELTMSFSDYYFNCWSGFWYFISLLVLLCYL; this is translated from the coding sequence CTGTCCGGGGGCTATTACTTCTATGACGGCTGGTCAGGCTTCGGGTACTGTTTTCCCTGTGGGTATACTACTGTTACTTATCAAGTTGTAGATGCTTCGGGTAATACTACTTCTTGCTCGTTTGATGTACTGTTAATGATAATGAACTACGGTTATTTCTTGTCCACCATAACATTACTCAAAATAATGATCCTGGAGTGTGTGGTAGAACTATTTCTTATGCTGTTCCGGTTGGAACTGACAATGTCCTTCTCCGATTACTACTTTAATTGCTGGTCAGGCTTCTGGTACTTTATTTCCCTATTGGTACTACTCTGTTACTTATGA